A window from Fragaria vesca subsp. vesca linkage group LG5, FraVesHawaii_1.0, whole genome shotgun sequence encodes these proteins:
- the LOC101298327 gene encoding uncharacterized protein LOC101298327, which translates to MTAEVDVRRDACESEVSKCEEGNVNVGVIGNGISKDDGDGSYVFVTGSDAVASDESDLANGHCGRVETNGGGGLQLQVEESVVVVENPQSQLQSHSESVEKAEAAAEESTCSGDPEIAVESSCLEGEGDQQSVKEVLEEDLVQESELKTQADDKKVDEQIVSDPESKENGDGVAACDANDTTSATTAEQIGSSEIGRSVAADSVEVEVHLETQVVNDIVSDENGDGLSTHDDQERLSESLVTNHLVDVAEKNNESCEENVQILDANSDIQESVSEALAEEVNDGPSEQNGHILTANVDVKERILEPIGTCEESGEILAVKSDIQESALDSLGENVNGVSEDNGQILGVSEDNGQILVVNGDIQESALDSLAEKINGESEDNGQILAVNLDLQESVSEPIAKKINGSYEVDDQNLAVKVDVQESVSQPIAEKINGLCEENCDILAVKVDSQESVSVPIAEKINGSCEENGHMLAVKVDSQNSVSEPIAENINGSCEENGQMLAAKVDVEESVSEPIAEKVDGLCEKNGQILAANGDSQESILQHIAEKMNGFPCEENGQILAHNLEVKKQLETEVDNVLVSDKSGDESLIVHAHEESISVPIDTTHLADTPEEHGSCENGVVGDASVEVQKQLEAPVDNGPIVHSQQENISEENGSSEKASVCENVPVENGESCATVADSDTIVNVENEDSLPKEDDSTCSIDDGMPEQLDKKSSEKLSFCPCEPSKPEVEGDAGVSNLEAECADDHGKPALQIDDLVENEATLPASSGVDEPSIISDAKPESEVGPVDSLEGHDKVVDVDESSIITDVKSESEVAPVDSLEGQDKVVDVVKRPFYYLIRIPRNDDENLKEQIKHAQLQVEEKTRDRDAIRSKMQMQRATCKDHKLQFEAAISEERAAQELLKAKRREMDSVLVMSNKLKDALSVEQITNTIRQMEHTLTHETVPLKEEKQYIRDIKQLKQRRDQLSYSLAKQDEVQQSLDQKDHIGKRIQDLKLEMDQLKNNLVKAQGVTQAAKKKYNGENDMLHELQYQFEAADATRQEAYVHLQSLRKQNYEKTKHYWRYRNDAKAANDLALSGDKEQVQHLCINQVESFMELWRTNGDFRKEYIKCNTRSTLRRLRTLDGRSLGPDEEPPVIPDIVRVTRHHMPAAVVSTPEPAKRVAIVESEEPNDKSGVEIVEPNNETAKNKKPVKVASSGISQATVSGKNEIVEEIVDDPKPTKEEVELARKEEELRKEEAAAKLREQRRLEEKAKTKEAMERKKRITEKAQARAAIKAQKEAEEKEKEREKRARKKERKKASATKATNGINEGEFAPEPSSETTTETPVEPEAAEKPVKITKRSQKMSQFTKQSKVKPIPLPLRNRSKRRMQPWMWVFVAIVAMLGLFLMGNGGSFSFKSMLERFS; encoded by the exons ATGACGGCGGAGGTGGATGTGCGCCGTGATGCGTGTGAATCTGAGGTGTCCAAGTGTGAGGAAGGGAATGTCAATGTCGGTGTGATTGGGAATGGGATCTCCAAGGACGACGGCGACGGCTCTTATGTGTTTGTGACCGGGAGTGACGCCGTGGCTTCGGACGAGTCTGATCTAGCCAATGGGCATTGCGGCAGAGTCGAGACCAATGGTGGTGGCGGTCTTCAACTCCAGGTTGAGGAGAGTGTTGTTGTTGTTGAGAATCCCCAATCTCAATTACAGTCTCATTCAGAATCAGTAGAGAAGGCTGAAGCTGCTGCCGAGGAGTCGACATGTTCCGGTGATCCGGAGATTGCAGTTGAAAGTTCTTGTCTTGAGGGTGAGGGGGATCAGCAATCAGTCAAGGAGGTGTTAGAAGAAGATCTAGTTCAAGAGTCAGAGTTGAAAACCCAAGCTGATGATAAGAAGGTAGATGAGCAAATTGTCAGTGATCCTGAGTCGAAGGAGAATGGGGACGGCGTGGCTGCTTGTGATGCTAATGATACCACCTCAGCAACTACAGCTGAACAGATTGGATCTTCTGAAATTGGCCGATCCGTGGCTGCTGACTCTGTTGAAGTTGAGGTACATTTGGAGACACAAGTGGTCAATGACATTGTCTCTGATGAAAATGGAGATGGACTGTCTACTCATGATGATCAAGAGAGACTTTCAGAGTCGTTAGTCACAAATCACTTGGTTGATGTAGCTGAAAAGAATAATGAGTCATGTGAAGAAAATGTTCAAATATTGGATGCCAATAGTGATATCCAAGAGAGCGTTTCAGAGGCACTTGCTGAAGAAGTGAATGATGGTCCATCGGAACAAAATGGCCATATCTTGACAGCCAATGTTGATGTTAAAGAGCGTATTTTGGAGCCCATTGGTACATGCGAAGAAAGTGGCGAAATCTTGGCTGTTAAAAGTGATATCCAAGAGAGTGCTTTGGATTCTCTTGGTGAAAATGTTAATGGTGTATCTGAAGATAATGGCCAAATATTGGGTGTATCTGAAGATAACGGCCAAATATTGGTTGTTAATGGTGATATCCAAGAGAGTGCTTTGGATTCTCTTGCGGAAAAGATAAATGGTGAATCTGAAGATAATGGCCAAATATTGGCTGTCAATCTTGATCTCCAAGAGAGTGTTTCCGAGCCCATTGCCAAAAAGATTAATGGTTCATATGAAGTTGATGATCAAAACTTGGCTGTCAAAGTTGATGTCCAAGAAAGTGTTTCCCAGCCCATTGCTGAAAAGATTAATGGTTTATGTGAAGAAAATTGCGATATATTGGCTGTCAAGGTTGACAGCCAAGAGAGTGTTTCCGTGCCCATTGCTGAAAAGATTAATGGCTCATGTGAAGAAAATGGACATATGTTAGCTGTCAAGGTTGATAGCCAAAATAGCGTTTCCGAGCCCATTGCTGAAAATATTAATGGCTCATGTGAAGAAAATGGCCAAATGTTGGCTGCCAAAGTAGATGTCGAAGAAAGTGTTTCCGAACCCATTGCTGAAAAGGTTGATGGTTTATGTGAAAAAAATGGCCAAATATTGGCTGCCAATGGTGATAGCCAAGAGAGCATTTTGCAGCACATAGCGGAAAAAATGAATGGTTTTCCATGTGAAGAAAATGGCCAAATATTGGCACACAATCTTGAAGTCAAGAAGCAATTGGAAACTGAAGTTGACAATGTTCTTGTTTCTGATAAATCTGGAGATGAGTCGCTTATCGTTCATGCTCATGAAGAGAGCATTTCAGTTCCCATAGATACTACTCACTTGGCTGATACACCTGAAGAACACGGATCATGTGAAAACGGTGTAGTGGGGGATGCATCTGTTGAAGTTCAGAAGCAGTTGGAAGCACCAGTTGACAATGGCCCTATTGTTCATTCTCAACAAGAGAACATTTCAGAGGAGAATGGGTCATCTGAAAAGGCTTCTGTGTGCGAAAATGTACCGGTTGAAAATGGTGAAAGCTGTGCAACTGTTGCTGATAGTGATACAATAGTGAATGTTGAAAATGAGGATTCTCTACCTAAGGAAGATGATTCAACTTGCAGTATTGATGATGGAATGCCAGAGCAATTAGATAAGAAAAGTAGTGAAAAGCTGAGTTTTTGTCCTTGTGAACCTTCAAAACCAGAAGTTGAAGGTGATGCTGGTGTGTCAAACTTGGAGGCTGAATGTGCTGACGACCATGGGAAGCCGGCATTACAGATAGATGATTTGGTTGAGAATGAAGCCACCTTGCCGGCTAGCTCAGGTGTTGATGAGCCGTCCATCATCAGTGATGCTAAACCAGAGTCTGAAGTCGGCCCTGTTGATTCTTTGGAAGGACACGATAAGGTTGTTGATGTTGATGAGTCTTCCATCATCACTGATGTTAAGTCAGAGTCTGAAGTTGCCCCTGTTGATTCTTTGGAAGGACAGGATAAGGTTGTTGATGTGGTAAAAAGGCCTTTCTACTACTTAATTAGGATTCCTAGAAATGATGACGAAAACTTAAAAGAACAGATCAAGCATGCTCAATTACAAGTTGAAGAAAAAACCAGAGACAGGGATGCTATTCGTTCCAAAATGCAAATGCAACGA GCCACTTGTAAGGATCATAAATTACAATTCGAAGCTGCCATATCTGAAGAGAGAGCTGCTCAAGAGCTGCTCAAGGCCAAACGACGGGAAATGGATTCTGTTCTTGTTATGAGTAACAAACTAAAGGATGCTCTGTCTGTTGAACAAATAACTAACACA ATACGCCAGATGGAACATACCTTGACTCATGAGACCGTACCTTTAAAGGAAGAAAAACAGTATATTCGTGACATCAAGCAACTCAAGCAACGTCGTGATCAGCTCTCTTATAGCTTGGCTAAACAGGATGAAGTTCAACAATCTCTAGATCAGAAAGACCATATTGGAAAGCGCATACAG GATCTGAAATTGGAAATGGATCAACTAAAAAACAATCTTGTCAAAGCACAGGGAGTCACACAAGCTGCTAAAAAGAAATATAATGGAGAGAATGATATGCTGCATGAATTACAATATCAATTTGAAGCTGCAGATGCAACTCGCCAAGAAGCATATGTACATCTACAGAGCTTGAGGAAACAAAATTATGAAAAG ACTAAACACTACTGGAGGTACAGAAATGATGCAAAGGCTGCTAATGACTTAGCATTGAGTGGAGATAAGGAGCAAGTGCAGCATTTATGTATCAATCAG GTGGAATCATTTATGGAACTCTGGAGAACAAATGGCGATTTCCGGAAAGAATATATCAAGTGCAACACCAGGAGTACACTAAGGAGATTAAGAACCTTGGATGGCCGTTCACTTGGTCCTGATGAGGAACCACCTGTGATACCTGACATAGTAAGAGTAACCAGGCATCATATGCCAGCAGCGGTGGTGTCAACTCCTGAACCTGCAAAACGAGTTGCAATTGTAGAATCTGAAGAACCAAATGATAAATCTGGTGTGGAGATTGTGGAGCCAAACAATGAGACAGCTAAGAACAAGAAGCCTGTGAAAGTTGCTTCTTCTGGAATCAGCCAAGCAACAGTTTCTGGAAAAAATGAGATTGTAGAGGAAATAGTAGATGACCCAAAACCAACAAAAGAGGAAGTAGAGTTGGCCAGGAAGGAAGAGGAATTGAGAAAGGAAGAAGCAGCTGCAAAGTTGAGGGAGCAACGTAGGCTGGAGGAAAAGGCCAAAACTAAGGAAGCAATGGAGAGAAAGAAAAGAATAACGGAGAAAGCCCAAGCTAGAGCAGCTATAAAAGCACAGAAAGAAGCTGAAGAGAAAGAGAAG GAAAGAGAGAAGCGCGCAAGGAAGAAGGAAAGAAAGAAGGCAAGTGCAACAAAGGCTACAAATGGTATCAATGAAGGAGAATTTGCTCCAGAACCAAGCTCAGAGACTACAACCGAGACTCCAGTAGAGCCTGAAGCTGCAGAGAAACCGGTGAAGATAACGAAGAGGTCCCAGAAAATGTCACAGTTCACAAAGCAAAGCAAGGTAAAACCCATCCCTCTTCCTCTTCGCAACCGCAGTAAGAGAAGAATGCAGCCTTGGATGTGGGTGTTTGTTGCAATTGTCGCCATGCTTGGCTTGTTTTTGATGGGCAATGGTGGCAGCTTCTCTTTTAAATCTATGCTGGAGAGGTTTTCCTAA